Proteins co-encoded in one Candidatus Poribacteria bacterium genomic window:
- a CDS encoding Uma2 family endonuclease produces MKEKIGFAPTLVYPESDGEPMAETEKHRKVMIDVIDILDQHFQHVPDVHVSGNLLLYYEEGNPRKSVSPDVFMVRGLSKKELRVYKTWEQPPTLDFVLELASPSTFRRDFTEKKELYQNILRVKEYFIYDPYGEIDPDFIGFRLVDDVYEEMEFVEGRLLSETLRLALEARDGLLRLYNPVLGALLEPSWDRVDKAEARATAEARARQEAETRATVEARARQEAEAELAKALAALKSLQTSGEE; encoded by the coding sequence ATGAAAGAAAAAATAGGCTTTGCCCCTACACTCGTCTATCCCGAATCAGACGGTGAACCGATGGCAGAAACTGAAAAACATCGAAAGGTTATGATAGACGTTATAGATATCTTGGACCAGCATTTCCAGCACGTCCCGGATGTCCACGTGTCCGGAAATTTACTGCTCTATTATGAAGAAGGCAATCCTCGAAAAAGTGTGTCTCCGGATGTGTTCATGGTCCGGGGTTTGTCTAAAAAAGAACTCCGGGTCTATAAAACATGGGAACAGCCGCCGACCCTTGATTTTGTATTGGAACTTGCGAGTCCAAGCACTTTTCGTCGGGATTTTACCGAGAAGAAGGAACTTTATCAGAATATCTTACGTGTTAAAGAGTACTTTATCTATGATCCCTATGGTGAGATTGATCCCGATTTCATAGGGTTTCGGTTAGTTGATGATGTCTATGAAGAGATGGAGTTTGTCGAGGGAAGGCTCTTGAGTGAGACATTGCGTTTAGCGTTGGAGGCGCGTGATGGTCTGCTGCGGTTATATAATCCTGTGCTGGGGGCGTTGTTGGAACCCTCTTGGGATCGCGTAGATAAGGCGGAAGCGCGTGCGACGGCAGAAGCCCGCGCCCGACAGGAAGCGGAAACACGTGCGACAGTAGAAGCCCGCGCTCGACAAGAAGCGGAAGCTGAACTCGCAAAAGCACTCGCAGCACTCAAAAGTTTACAAACTTCTGGAGAGGAATAG
- a CDS encoding gamma-glutamyl-gamma-aminobutyrate hydrolase family protein: MRPVIGITFVENIEDDPSNNYIKAVKEFGGIPRTLYPGISEDAYADIDGLLLTGGGDIHPDNFDAEWHPTLYNVDEDRDALEIPICQETIAADLPVFGICRGIQIMSVAMGGSLYQDIPSEFPKEASCQSQIKGVDSRHTIEIEPNSRLNRITGKRTDEVNSAHHQAVREKGEGFEVTARTKEGIIEAMENRSKRFVLGVQYHPERMLETTDFLEHRRKLFEAFIEAASKQ; this comes from the coding sequence ATGCGACCTGTTATCGGAATCACGTTTGTTGAAAATATTGAGGACGACCCTTCTAACAATTATATTAAAGCCGTTAAAGAGTTCGGTGGCATACCTCGTACACTGTACCCTGGTATATCAGAAGATGCTTACGCTGACATCGATGGTCTTTTGCTAACAGGGGGTGGCGATATTCATCCAGACAATTTTGATGCCGAATGGCACCCAACTTTATATAATGTTGACGAAGATCGTGATGCTTTGGAAATACCGATCTGTCAAGAGACAATAGCCGCCGACCTTCCGGTTTTTGGTATCTGTCGCGGTATTCAAATTATGAGTGTGGCAATGGGTGGGAGTCTATACCAAGATATCCCCTCAGAATTTCCAAAAGAGGCTTCATGCCAATCACAAATAAAGGGTGTGGATTCTCGGCACACGATTGAGATTGAACCGAACAGTCGGCTCAACCGAATCACCGGTAAACGCACAGATGAAGTCAATTCCGCCCATCATCAAGCCGTGAGAGAGAAAGGTGAAGGATTTGAGGTGACAGCACGGACGAAGGAAGGGATCATCGAGGCAATGGAGAATCGATCAAAACGGTTTGTGCTGGGTGTGCAGTACCACCCAGAGCGGATGCTCGAAACCACCGATTTTCTGGAACACAGGCGCAAATTATTTGAAGCGTTTATTGAGGCGGCTTCGAAACAGTAA